The genomic window GCGAGGTGCGGTCGAGCCGGTCCGAGGGCGGCAAGGTCACCCTGGACCTGGCCATCGACCCGGGTAAGGCCGAGCAGATCCCAGTGAACGCGACCGCGCGGCTGCTGCCGAAGACCCTGTTCGGCGAGCGCTACGTCGACCTGGTGATCCCCGAGGATCCCAGCCCGCAGCACCTGACCGACGGCGTCACCCTGTACCAGGACGCCAGCGGCAACGCCATCGAGATCAGCCAGCTGCTCGACGATCTGCTCCCGCTGCTGCAGGCGATCCCGCCGCAGGATCTGGCCGCCACCCTCGGCGCGCTCTCCCAGGCGCTGTCCGGTCAGGGCTTCGCTCTCGGCGAGAGCGTGGACAAGCTGGACACGATCTTCCGCGACATCAACGGCGTACTGCCGGAACTGCAGGAGGGTCTGCGCAACTTCGCCGAGACCGCCGCGGTGTACTCCGACGCCGCGCCGCAGATCGTCGACGCGCTGGACAACCTGCGCACCACCAACGCCACCATCGTGCAGCGGCGTTCGGACATCGACACCCTCTACGCCACGCTCACGCCGACCTCGTCGAGCGCCGCCGACTTCTTCCTGGCCAACCGCGACAACATCATCGATGTCTCCGCCGATTCCCGGCCCGCGCTCGAACTGCTCGCCATCTACTCGCCGAGCTACCCCTGCGCGCTGGCCAACTTCGCGAAGATGAAGCCGCGCATCGACGAACTCTTCGGCATGGGCACCGACCGGCCGGGCTCCCGGGTGACGATCGAGCTGACCAACACCCGCGGCAAGTACCTGCCCAACCAGGACGAGCCGCGCTGGCTGGACACCCGCGGCCCCTGGTGCCTTCCCGAATATCCGGTGAACGTGGACCCTGGCCAGTACACCGGTGGACCGAACAACGACGGCTCCTACGCGGTGCCGAGCCGCAACCCGGGCGACCAGGACAGCGGCAGGCTGCCGGTGCCGCAGTTCGGCGTCTACCCGGCCGCGCAGGTGCCGACGCTGGCGGGCTCGCCGGGTGAGCAGCAGTCGCTCGGCGCGATCTACGGTGCGGCGCAGGGGGTCTCGCCGGAAGCGGTGCCGAGCTGGGTGACCAGGATCGCGGCGCCCGCGTTCCGCGGCAGCGAGGTGAGCGTGCGATGAACGAGAAGCTTCGCGGGCTCGGCGGACCGCTGACCAAGCTGATCATCTTCGTCGCGGTGACGCTGTTCGTCACCACGCTGCTCGGTCTGTCGATCGCCAACTACACCGGCGGCGGCACGCTGTTCAAGGCCAGGTTCACCGACGTCACCGCGCTCAACCCGGGCGACGAGGTGCGCATCGCGGGCGTGCGGGTCGGCAAGGTCACCGACGTCGCGATCGTGGACAAGCGGCTGGCCGAGGTGAAATTCGAACTCACCGACCGCGATTGGCTGCCCGCCTCCACCACCGCGACCATCCGGTACCGCAACCTGGTCGGCCAGCGCTACATCGCACTGGAGCAGGGCGCCGGCGAGCAGGGCCGCAAGCTCAACGGGGGCGGCACCATTCCGCTGGAGCAGACCAGGCCCGCGCTGAACCTGACCACGCTGTTCAACGGTTTCCGCCCGCTGTTCCGCACGCTGACCGCCGAGGACGTGAACAAGCTCTCCTACGAGATCATCCAGGTCTTCCAGGGCGAGCAGGGCACCATCCACGACCTGGTGGCCAGCACCGCCGACCTGACCAACAGGATCGCCGACAAGGACGCGGTCATCGGCGAGCTGGTGGAGAACCTGACCGCCGTGCTCGAGACGGTAAACGAACGCGACGACCAGTTCGACCAGCTCATCGTCAACACCGAGGCGCTGGTCTCCGGCCTGGCCGCCGAACGCGACACCATCGGCCGCTCGATCAGCTCGCTGGGCGATCTGACCACGGCCACCTCGGAGCTGCTCGTCCCCACCAGGCCCTCGCTGCAGGGCACGATCGCGGGGCTGAACCAGCTCACCGGGACGCTGAACGAACGCTCCGACGAGGTGAACCAGGCGCTGGCCACGCTGCCGGTGAAGATGGAGAAGCTCGGCCGGGTCGGCAGTTACGGTTCCTGGTTCCAGTTCTATCTGTGCGGCATCGACATCGTGGTCGGCCCGGGCGCGGTGGACGCGCCGCAGCTGAACCTGCCCGCGAGCCTGCCGACGATCAACCAGCCGCTGTACACGAACGCCGCGCCGCGCTGCCACGGGAAGGCCCGCTGATGGACGATCGCATCCTCCTCGGCAAACGCAGTCCGGTCTTCCTCGGCGTGCTCGGCCTGGCCATGGTCGTGCTGGTGACGATGTCGGCGTTCGCGCTGGACCGGCTGCCGATCATCGGCGCGGGCACCAGGTACACCGCCGAGTTCTCCGAGGCCGCCGGACTGAAGAAGGGCAACGAGGTCCGCATCGCGGGCGTGAAGGTCGGCTCGGTCTCCGACGTTCGCCTGGCGGGCGACCGGGTGGTCGTCGAGTTCCGCACCAAGGACGCCTGGATCGGCAGCGAGACCACCGCTTCCATCCAGATCAAGACGCTGCTCGGCCAGAAGTACCTCGCACTCGATCCGCGCGGCTCCCGCCCTGCGGACCCGGCCAAGCCGATCCCGTTGTCGCGCACCGTGTCTCCCTACGACGTGGTCGAGGCGTTCTCGGAAGCGGCGGCCAACATCGAGGAGATCGACACCGAACAGCTGGCCACCAGCATGCGGGTGCTCTCCGAGGCGTTCGAGACCACGCCGCCGGAGATCCGCGGCTCCATCGACGGCGTCGCGCGGCTCTCGGAGACGCTGGCCAAGCGTGACGAGGAACTGAAGCGGCTGTTCAAGGCGACGCGCCGGACCACCGAGGTGCTCGCCGACCGCAACGCCGAGTTCGAGCGGCTGCTCGCCTCCGGCGGTCAGCTGCTCGCCGAGCTGAACATCCGCCGGCAGGCCATCCACCAGCTGCTCGTCGGCGCCAAGTCGGTGTCGGCCGAGCTGAGCGCGCTGGTCGCGGACAACTCCGAGCAGATCGGTCCGGCGCTGACCAACCTCGCCGCCGCGATCGAGATGCTCAACGACAACCAGCAGAACATCTCCAAGACGCTGGAGCTGGCGGCGCCCTTCTACGGCCTGTACGCCAACGTGCTCGGCACCGGCCGGTGGTTCGACGCGGTGATCGTCAACCTGTTGCCGCCCGCACTGCCGGAGATCCCCGGCTACCGAGATCCGGTACGCCAGATGGGAGGTAACTGACGTGGCCGCGAGCTGGCGCAGCGATCCGCTCACCGCGTTCCGGGAGTCGGGGCGGGGCACCAAGATCGGCATCGCGCTCGGCGTCGTCCTTGCGCTGGCGGCCGGGTGGGTGCTGTGGTGGGGCTTCGACCGGCTGACCACGACCAGGATCACCGCCTACTTCGACAGCTCGGTCGGCATCTACGAGGGTTCCGACGTGCGCATCCTCGGCGTGCCGGTGGGCCGGGTCGAGTCGGTGGAGCCGTTGGGCGACCAGGTGAAGGTCGTGCTGAGCGTCGACCGCGGTTACGACGTGCCCGCCGACGCGCAGGCCGCGCAGATAACCCCGTCGGTCGTCGCGGACCGCTACATCCAGCTGACGCCGGTCTATCGCGGCGGGCCGAAAATGAGTCGCACCGCGACCATTCCGCGCGAACGCACGGTCACCCCGGTCGAGGTCGACGAGCTCTACCGGAGCATCACCGAACTCAGCGAAGCGCTCGGCCCCGACGGCGCCAACCGCGAGGGCGCGGTGAACGAGCTGGTGCGCACCTCGGCAGCCAACCTGGCGGGCAACGGCGAGGCGCTGGCCAACAGCATCAGCCAGCTCTCCGGTGCGGTCAGGTACCTGTCCGAGGCGCGCGGCGACATCTTCGAGACCGTCGAGCACCTGCAGGACTTCGTGAGCATGCTGGCGCGCAATGATCAGCAAGTCCGCGAATTCAACGCGCAGCTGGCCGATCTCGCCGGATTCCTGGCCGACGAGCGGCAGAACCTCGGCGACGCGCTGCAA from Nocardia bhagyanarayanae includes these protein-coding regions:
- a CDS encoding MCE family protein, whose amino-acid sequence is MDDRILLGKRSPVFLGVLGLAMVVLVTMSAFALDRLPIIGAGTRYTAEFSEAAGLKKGNEVRIAGVKVGSVSDVRLAGDRVVVEFRTKDAWIGSETTASIQIKTLLGQKYLALDPRGSRPADPAKPIPLSRTVSPYDVVEAFSEAAANIEEIDTEQLATSMRVLSEAFETTPPEIRGSIDGVARLSETLAKRDEELKRLFKATRRTTEVLADRNAEFERLLASGGQLLAELNIRRQAIHQLLVGAKSVSAELSALVADNSEQIGPALTNLAAAIEMLNDNQQNISKTLELAAPFYGLYANVLGTGRWFDAVIVNLLPPALPEIPGYRDPVRQMGGN
- a CDS encoding MCE family protein, with product MAASWRSDPLTAFRESGRGTKIGIALGVVLALAAGWVLWWGFDRLTTTRITAYFDSSVGIYEGSDVRILGVPVGRVESVEPLGDQVKVVLSVDRGYDVPADAQAAQITPSVVADRYIQLTPVYRGGPKMSRTATIPRERTVTPVEVDELYRSITELSEALGPDGANREGAVNELVRTSAANLAGNGEALANSISQLSGAVRYLSEARGDIFETVEHLQDFVSMLARNDQQVREFNAQLADLAGFLADERQNLGDALQLLSIALGDVARFIDDNRALVAENAAALTTLTKTLADQRDDLAAALPVIPLALSNLINIHNAESGTLDMRANFTDLQDPFGTVCKMLDLSKLMPGDPRFEALGRQMRPLLDHCKEITDQITAGVKTPTLILPFGILSGENQQRDPVPGTVPGTPSNQLPPSEQGGER
- a CDS encoding MCE family protein, which gives rise to MNEKLRGLGGPLTKLIIFVAVTLFVTTLLGLSIANYTGGGTLFKARFTDVTALNPGDEVRIAGVRVGKVTDVAIVDKRLAEVKFELTDRDWLPASTTATIRYRNLVGQRYIALEQGAGEQGRKLNGGGTIPLEQTRPALNLTTLFNGFRPLFRTLTAEDVNKLSYEIIQVFQGEQGTIHDLVASTADLTNRIADKDAVIGELVENLTAVLETVNERDDQFDQLIVNTEALVSGLAAERDTIGRSISSLGDLTTATSELLVPTRPSLQGTIAGLNQLTGTLNERSDEVNQALATLPVKMEKLGRVGSYGSWFQFYLCGIDIVVGPGAVDAPQLNLPASLPTINQPLYTNAAPRCHGKAR
- a CDS encoding MCE family protein — protein: MTTRAWRATEKTRVRLLGIAFFAIVGLFLWTTVAIYNKQFVRTVDVDLVTDSVGNALSKNADVKARGVTVGEVRSSRSEGGKVTLDLAIDPGKAEQIPVNATARLLPKTLFGERYVDLVIPEDPSPQHLTDGVTLYQDASGNAIEISQLLDDLLPLLQAIPPQDLAATLGALSQALSGQGFALGESVDKLDTIFRDINGVLPELQEGLRNFAETAAVYSDAAPQIVDALDNLRTTNATIVQRRSDIDTLYATLTPTSSSAADFFLANRDNIIDVSADSRPALELLAIYSPSYPCALANFAKMKPRIDELFGMGTDRPGSRVTIELTNTRGKYLPNQDEPRWLDTRGPWCLPEYPVNVDPGQYTGGPNNDGSYAVPSRNPGDQDSGRLPVPQFGVYPAAQVPTLAGSPGEQQSLGAIYGAAQGVSPEAVPSWVTRIAAPAFRGSEVSVR